Proteins found in one Sorghum bicolor cultivar BTx623 chromosome 1, Sorghum_bicolor_NCBIv3, whole genome shotgun sequence genomic segment:
- the LOC8058064 gene encoding trihelix transcription factor ASIL1 — translation MSSSSSDAARDDVVSSPDLPPLAAPVAAAAAAAAAAASSGGGLGLGGGGSGRRLPPPCWTHEETLALIEAYRDRWERLRKGNLRAADWDDVANTVTARCGRFPTATHKSGVQCRHKIEKLRKRYRAERSRSAGRSKGPKWPFFPLLHDLAGGGVPDPSPNAIVKIKTKGPAPPGSPPSPVSSPSSSEEGVRSRSLHGLISNGGAGSGLRFTIPKASRTKPAAVAAVKPERSGGVEDDAESEAMAEVAAALRAVGEGFLRMEERRLELSLQMEKERMESEMKRTQTMLDAQQLFLEAFLGKQQQQQQHKKARVSPPSDAMEED, via the coding sequence ATGTCTTCCTCGTCCTCCGACGCGGCCAGGGACGACGTCGTCTCATCTCCCGACCTGCCCCCTCTGGCGGCGCCcgtcgccgcggcggcggctgcggccGCGGCAGCCGCCTCCTCGGGGGGAGGCTTAGGGCTCGGGGGCGGGGGCTCCGGCCGGAGGCTGCCGCCGCCGTGCTGGACGCACGAGGAGACCCTCGCGCTCATCGAGGCGTACCGCGACAGGTGGGAGCGGCTGCGGAAGGGCAACCTGCGGGCCGCGGACTGGGACGACGTGGCCAACACCGTCACCGCGCGCTGCGGGCGGTTCCCCACCGCCACGCACAAGTCCGGCGTGCAGTGCCGCCACAAGATCGAGAAGCTTCGGAAGCGATACCGCGCTGAGCGGTCGCGCTCCGCGGGGCGGTCCAAGGGGCCCAAGTGGCCGTTCTTCCCGCTCCTCCACgacctcgccggcggcggcgtgccGGACCCGAGCCCCAACGCCATCGTCAAGATCAAGACCAAGGGCCCCGCCCCGCCGGGGTCCCCGCCGTCCCCCGTGTCGTCCCCTTCCTCCTCCGAGGAGGGTGTGCGGAGCAGGAGCCTGCACGGGCTCATCTCCAACGGCGGGGCCGGGAGCGGGCTGCGCTTCACCATCCCCAAGGCCTCCCGCACGAAGCCCGCCGCCGTGGCAGCTGTGAAGCCGGAGAGGAGCGGCGGCGTCGAGGACGACGCCGAGTCAGAGGCCATGGCGGAGGTGGCTGCCGCACTGCGGGCGGTCGGGGAGGGGTTCCTGCGTATGGAGGAGCGCAGGCTGGAGCTCTCGCTGCAGATGGAGAAGGAGCGGATGGAGTCGGAGATGAAGCGCACCCAGACGATGCTCGACGCCCAGCAGCTCTTCCTCGAGGCCTTCCTCggtaagcagcagcagcagcagcagcacaagAAGGCCAGGGTCTCCCCTCCCTCTGACGCAATGGAAGAGGACTGA